The Candidatus Margulisiibacteriota bacterium genome contains the following window.
GATCGTTGGCAATAAGGAGTTCGCTGACTTCCGCTTGTTTGATCTCCAGATTGGGCTGTTCTTCCAGAATTTTTTCCATCATCTGATGGTATTGCTGACGGTCGGATTGGGCGCGCAAGGCGTGGACCGCTGGCCCTTTGTTGGTATTGAGAGTTTTCATTTGCAGAAAAGTTAGGTCGGCAGAAATTCCCATCTGGCCTCCCAAAGCGTCAACTTCGCGGACCAATTGTGACTTGGCCGGGCCGCCGATCGCCGGGTTGCAGGACATATAACCGATCGTATCGATGTTCATTGTTAAAAGGAGGGTGCGGCACCCAAGCCGAGCGGAAGCCAGGGCCGCTTCGATCCCGGCATGCCCGGCCCCGATGACGATAACCTCGAAAGATGTGCGATAAGTTGCTCTCATGTTGATTAATCGGCTTTAAACAGGGGGGATTTCAAGGGATCAGCCGCGGATATCCCGGATGACGAAAACGATCCCAATGATTTCGCCAAAGCCCTTGGCGCGGAGGAGCCGGGCATTGATCAGGGCGGGGATTCGTTCCCCCATCGGGTCCTTCAGCTCGGCTTCAAACCTTTCGATCAGCAGTTTTTTGTGGGCGACCTCGTCATAGAGCCGCTCATAATCCGCCGGGTTTTTAAACAAAGTTGAAATAACGTGGCAGGTATTTTCGCCGGAAGTATGGAGCAGTTTTTTCGCTTCTTCATTCATGAAAATAACACAGCCGTCGATATCGGTTACCACCAGCGCGTCCGGCATAGTCTCAATAATTACGTCGGCCGCCAAGGCCGGGGAGATGGCAAAAAGACTATAGGAGCGCATGGCGATGAAAATAAAAAAGTTCATTACCGCCAGGTCAAAAACCAACGTGGGGAAACCCAACCGGTAGCCAAGGACCAACGGCAAGATAAAGTCGGTGACCAGACCGACCAGGAAGGGGACGATCGAGCCGATCGCGATCAAAATCGCTTGGGACCTTTCGGTCTTTTGCGGAGTAACCTGGGAATACCAGAGCAATAAGCCTACCCCCCAGCAGCAATAAATGATCGATTCGATCGCGAAGAGCCAATATAACGGCGCCGGCTGGCTGACGATCCCGATATTTTGGATCTCATAGCGTTGGTACATCGAATTGGTGAAAAGGAACAATAGCCCCAGGACCGAAGGGGGAAGATAAAGCCAGAGATAGTTGTAAGCTGATTGAAGAAAACTATCTTTTTTTGTATAAAGAAGAACAAAATGAGTGAAAAGCGGGAAAATGAAGACCCAAAGAAGGGCACTGATCCGATTAATATCCCGGGCGATCTCTAAAGTGAAGGCGATCCGATAAGAATAGGTTAAGATCGCGCAGAGAAAAGCGGTCAAAGCGAAAAAAGAAAAAAAACGGGCCAAATGGTTCTCGTAATGGCGGGTCCAGATCTCAAAGGCGAGCAATAAGATGAAGAGGGACGCGGCCAATTCAAAATAAGGGAAGAACATTGCCATAGCTGGTGAATTATAGTATAATCCTCACGACATGACAAGACCTTACA
Protein-coding sequences here:
- a CDS encoding histidine kinase N-terminal 7TM domain-containing protein, whose protein sequence is MAMFFPYFELAASLFILLLAFEIWTRHYENHLARFFSFFALTAFLCAILTYSYRIAFTLEIARDINRISALLWVFIFPLFTHFVLLYTKKDSFLQSAYNYLWLYLPPSVLGLLFLFTNSMYQRYEIQNIGIVSQPAPLYWLFAIESIIYCCWGVGLLLWYSQVTPQKTERSQAILIAIGSIVPFLVGLVTDFILPLVLGYRLGFPTLVFDLAVMNFFIFIAMRSYSLFAISPALAADVIIETMPDALVVTDIDGCVIFMNEEAKKLLHTSGENTCHVISTLFKNPADYERLYDEVAHKKLLIERFEAELKDPMGERIPALINARLLRAKGFGEIIGIVFVIRDIRG